ATTTAACTTCTTAGTATGGCATTCGTTAGTAACAGATCACGGTTATGTGGTTATGCAATCTCTTTAAACAATGACTTGTTTTTCTAGAAATGGGTATTTTATTTCAGCTAACGAATTCTTTATTGGGCTAAACAGTTGAAATCCTTCTCCCTCTTTTTGTCTCTCATACAAGTATGCGGCTCTGAAGACATTATTTCCTAAATTCACATGTTTATTAAGTGATTCACTTTGAATATTAGGCGATGAATATCTCAGCAATAGATAAATttggaaaatggtaaaatatcttTAGTCTTGATTTTTTCCGTGGTCAAGCTTTGATTTATAGTAACATCCACTAAGATTTGGAGTTAATTAGTgatgaatgattttttttttgtgtgttcttAAGATTAAGTATGGTATATGTTTATACGAGTGGGAATCTAAAGAAGATtcgttacattttttttttgatcggcaaggAACATTACTATCTTTgtaattcatatttgttaataccTAAACTGATGTTTAGTTGAAGATAATTTTTCCAGCTGCAAGTCTCCTCCTACACGCTACAGTGCACGACGATGGTGGCTACTAGTTCATGGTCCTACCTAGAAATACGCGTTGAAATGCGATTGTTGGTGTGTAACAGTGTTTGTTTTATTGACTGAGTTTCCTGTGAGAGATGTATCTTGAGTGCGTGTGTTTGTGTCTGTTTTCAGGCTAGGTGGGCTAGCTATGAAGCCGGCATGTCTAAGTGGTTTTCCTATTTTTGTCGGACAGTGGGCATGCGATAGTACGTAGCATATAAGCTTTCTCAATTTTAGGCAACAGACACGCCTCCACACGCCCCATAGACGCGTGTCTCAAGTGAGACATATATGGAGACACGGCAGTGGTCACTTCACAATTTCACATCATAACAAACTTGTTTTGGGGTCAAGTCATGAAAAAGTTGTCGCTTGTGCCTTGCAGTTTGTCTATTTTTGGGATCATGAATTGTTGTCCATTATTGATTTTTGTGCTAAGTAGGTTTTCATTAGTTTTGGATTTTGCGGACATAATGTTCATATTAATAACAACTGGTAATATGCTGAAACACATTTGTGTAGAGTCCACTTTTTTCCATGTCCCTCTCCCTCCCCGTGTCTGTGTCCCCGCTTTTCTAGTATTGTCGTGTTCGTGCCCAATGTTTGTGTCTGTGTCCTTGCTTGGGATGGTCGGATTAGGCTTTGATGACATGATGTATAATCATAATACGCGGTACAGAGCAATTCCAAGTTGGCCATTTTAGCACCCGTCCCACGTAATAAGTCCACATGGGTGATATCGGGTATTTCTTGAACCATGCAAGGTACTTCTGATAACTTGGAGTTAACCATTTTGCTTCACATTATCAGGCTCCGATCAGTTCTGGACTAGTGGTCTACCCAGGTCAAGAAAAGTGGTATTAGAGTGACGTGCACAGAAATTGTGAGTTTGGGACCACACGTGGCCACCAAAGAAAAGGCTTGCAGAGCTATAAAGTTTGGGAGTTTGTAACACCCAATCCCcattggaagtctacatggGTGGTCTTGGATATGCAATGAAACATTTAAGTTATTCCAATTACCTCTTGTGGACACTGCATGTGTGCGTCAAAACCCATTGATAAGCTAGATTTTACTAGGGGACACAGAACCAGGCAACAGAGGCAACCATCATGACAATAACATGATGAGAGGGGGAGAACAATTGATAGTACAAGTGATAATTAGTTCTTTAAATGAACTGCCCAACTGACTTTTtcgatcattttatcttaatctCTTACCAAGTATCAATTAAGGCAGTTTTATAGTCAGCACACCAACCGATCCCCTTTCAACCAACTAACCGCCACTGCCGCTTCCACTGTTTGCCTGCATTATACTTATCCCCGCCCACCCTAGCCATCATCACCTATTACCCACTCTCTTCCTAGCCCCTGACCTTTCTCCCATCCTTCAGCACCATCGCTTCCCCTGTCAAACGAAATGGCTAAGGTAATGCTGTGTTTACATtaaaaacaagaacaagaacgCTTCTTGGCATTGCACTTTCCTGTTGGCGTTCtctatttcactttttttcaagttttatgcCTGTTTGGTGAATATTTTACCAAAATTCTATACATTTTAGATTATACTACATAGATGTGTGGGGTCTCTTGATGCATAAGGAACGCATCTCTTGTCAAAAACTAGAATTGTATGAATTATTTACTGGATTGTCCTATTCCAAGTGAGGCCTTAGTGTTTACTTCTGGATCTTACAGCTTTCGGCATTCTTATTgggataaaaaaatttcttatctTTGCATATAAATGTATCTCGAAAGAAAGAGCTCGTTCTTCAAATTTGGGATCTCcttttttatctttatcttttcttATTTGCTTCATTGAAACTCAGCAAGCTGACTTGATTGAAAAGTGTTGGAGAGGATAGTCAAGCGATGGAAGTTTTAAAGCACTCCCAGAAAAATAACTTCGATCGTCTTCCTGACGATATTGTCCTCATCATATTTAACAAGTTACGGGAGGCTAAGTGGCTTTGCAGATGCTCAATAGTATCCAAGCGTTTCACTTCCCTCATCCCTCACATCAGCAACGTCTCTGTCAAAGCACCCAACAACTTGTCCACATGGTTTGAACAAAAAGAAGGGAGGACTTCTGTTTTTGACTACCTAGTTGGACTGAAAGCCATTGTGCATTTGCATATAGAGGACAGTTTTTTCTGGGAGGTGAATTGGGAACCCTTATGGTTTCCCCTTCTCAAGTGGAAGATAGTTGAGTTCAATGTTAATGTCAAAAGTTTTACTTTTCTCATGGCTTCGCTTCTCAAAGTGGAACTACTGCCAGAAGATGAAAAAcaagatgatgaagaagaggaCGAGGAAGAGGATGAAGAGGACATTCAAAATGCAAGAAGCAATGAGCAACTCCAGCAACTTAACATAGCATTAAGGTGTTTTGATGATGCATGTATGAAGCTCAATATCGTGTTGGATATGATTGAAAAACATCAAATGCTTCAAAGCATCACACTTACAGATGTCATGAAGCAAGGGAAGATTGTTGTGTCTGGCAACCGGATTGCTGAACTGAGAGACTTGGAAAGGGCGAAACTGTCAATGCCCAAAATGGATAGTGGTGGAGTGAACTTTCTAGTCAAGTGTTGTCATCTACTGTTGTTGCAATTGCCCAAATCTGAGTTCCTGATGGAGAGACCGACTCTGGTTTATGTAAGATGTGTTAATCCAAGTTGTGACGATGAGGGTGATGATGTCATTGATGATGAGATGTTAGCAGGCTCTTTTGATGGCGATGAAGGAGGGGTTTTTAGTGAAGCTGTGAAAGAAATATTGGCAAACCACAAAAATAAGATGGATACCGGACGGGTACCCTAAGTGGTAGATGAGGTTGCAGCAGCTGGTCAAAGCAAGTAAGCCATTGGCCTTTGGTTTAAGTAGATTCAGCTTTGGAATTACTGAATatgccattttattttcttttcagaaCATCCTAGAATTGTTTCTGATACTTTCTCGGGTTTTCTAAGATTTTCAGATATATGGATTTTGTACTTGCCCCTTGAATTCTTTTCCTTGCAGGTTACCGTAAACAAGGGCTGCAAAGCAATGATGCATTTGCTTTGTTTCTTGCTGATTTAAGCTTTCCCACAGGAAAATAATGTTACATATCATTAACGGTACTTGGGGTGGgcgggtggggtggggtgggggagGAAAGAAGACGGTTGAATGGTGAATTAGGGATGCACCCTGGTCTGGTCTGGTCTGCTAGCGCAGCTGACCTGCAtgctcggaccctgtcgcacTAGGAGCCCACCTTtgtaaaaaaattgggggttttGTCCTACAGTTTGGCTCATGTTTGAATCCTAACCACGAAACAATTAATCTGAATTTCATGAGCAATGCAAAAGCTATTCCAATCCACTGACATTTCTTTCACTAAACCCAGTAAGAGATGGTCACCAAAGTACCAATTTCACTGGACCCATTTGTTGATTCTTTAAAACCCCATGATTGGATTGAAACCAATGGATGGTAACCCCTCTTCTTGAATTTCAGAGGAACAATAGGGAAGAAGGGACAAACCCAGATTCAAGTATTTTCCCATTTCTCTTGATACTCCAACACAACAGTAGTTGGATCGATTTGCCATTTTTCACTTTGGTGTTTATAGATGTGGGTTTTTTTGTCCCTATCAACCGGTGATtgcctccacctccacctccaccccTCAAtcatctcctcctccaccaccatctaTTACGCCTCCTTCTCCTTCCCTGCCACCTCCGCCTACCACTCCCCGTCGGTGAAAAGAGTACTAATGTTTCCGTGGGTATTTTTCTGATTAGGCaaatgtggtggtggtggtgctagTGAGCCAGAGCCAAAAATGTCTTCTTACCAATGCAGTTGCTAAGAAATCGTGAGACCTGCACGAACTATTGAAGCtcaaaagctgattttttggggttttatcttggatattttcaaaaatatttggataaaagtttaaaaaaaaaatttatttttccgattcctcttatTGAGACGAAtctttggtgcaaaactaacaaaacacgtatttttttgaataaagaaaaaaaacccaaaaagcttAGTGGAATTTAGCCTTAAGTTAGATGGGAAGTCTAAAGGTGCATTTTGGTCCAAGAACCATAAGGGGGTGAACCTGTTTGGGAGGCAATCTGCACCCAATCTATATCTCAGGGGGGTTAAATGGATTTTTCCCAAAAGAAATTTAGTATACtacggagtagtattttttttttttttttgtatatggtAGTTAATAAGTTCAGCAATTTATTAGATGACCCATTTCTTGTTCATCTCCCCACCAAAACTCTCTTTTTCTTGGGTAAGTAAACGAACGACAATATCTTTTCTGCAATCTGccactttgttttgtttgtttatccTTCCTTTATTTAATTGCCCATTAATACTTTCTCACCCATCACTAGATTGATACTCCATTATTGCAATGTGACTAAGGTCTCGTTCtgctaaaattcttattttgtaagtacagagtacttattttatgttttttgagacatgtcattctctcacaatacatcacttttaattcaaaaaataagtacttattttagttagcggAACGAAACCTAATATGATTGTCTTATTTTATTGGGAAGATGGGAATCAAAGTAAAGAAACGATGCTCTCTCATTTTATTCTTAGAATGTAGATGAAATCCTAGCCAAGTCCCTTAATTATTGGGAAGCTAGACCTCCTGATTGATTATTTACTTGTAACCAACCTCTTTGATGTATTCGTTATTTCTCGGAGTTATAGTAAAATTCCTACCAtgttggccaaaaaaaaaactttaattattGTATTTGACTTTTGGTTTCGTTACATTTTATTCGGCCAATTGTAAATTTATTATCTTTTATTTGTTAAAATGATTTTCTCGAATATTCAAGATCAGGTGTTTGGTTTCAGTGACTTCAAACACCAAATTATACGGAGTACAATAGTTTTCATATGCATAAAGTATGATTAGATAATGTAAATGGGCACATCAAGTAATGTAAATGCCGAAAAGTATACAATTAGGCCGCTTGTCCTATTATATTATAATTTGATGTACTTCGTGGAACCAGGCCGGGGCGTGTTGTGCGTATCGTGCTGTGCACATTCGGGCCGTTGATCTCGGCAATTAACGGTCTGAATTGTCTAACGATTGAACGGTTGATATTACACACAATACCGTGCGATCTGGACCGTTGATTGCCGAGCACAGACAACATAGATTTGCACAGCACGGTGCTGCATAGCACCTCTTTGTGATACTTCATTTTTGTGGTTGTAGgtccaaaaattaattaaatttgtcGAATTCGGCCTTGCAATTTGATCAAACCAATCCAAAGTGCATTAATTGGGGATGAATTATTAGATGACCCACTTTGGAGTATTTCATCTCACCAACCACACTATCTTTCTGCCATCTGCCACTTTGATTTTTATATATTTCATTTGATTGCCCATACCACTAGTTTTGCTTCCCATCATTACTCCAGAAGGAAAACTTGACATCGAAATTTCTAAAGCTTAAACTCgtgcatatatatatcaggCGATAGATCGATGTCGCTTAACCGCAGCAATTTTCCGGcagattttgtttttgggaCAGCTTCATCTGCTTATCAGGTAGTTTTCCTCTTTGAGCTGGTTTCAAAGCTATATGGGTTTTAGGCTTCATTGTCACATGCATTTACCTTAGTATTTTCTTGGTCGAACACTATTTTCTCAGTATGAAGGTGCAGCAAATGAAGGTGGTCGCGGTCCAAGCATATGGGATACGTTCACTCATACATatccaggtctctctctctctctctctctctctctctctctctctctctctctctctctctctctctctctctctctcctgcatgCCGCGGGGACGAAGCTATATATTGGATGTAGTTCAGGGAGCGGTCGATcagttgctttttttttttgttaaatgcaAAACATTTAGAACTCAACAGCTAGAGTAGTTGGTACGTTTACTGTCCCTTCTAGGAGAGAGTTCATGAATTCGAGTTCTCACGGGGCGTTGTTCGATGCCCATTGTAAGTTGTAACTACTAACTACTAGTCACTAACATCATGTCGTTTaagaaaaattgaagaagtTGGTTATAATTCCCAAATTTGATTTAACCTCTTATTCTCTATTATTACGAGTTTCATCAATTAACAAACAAATTACTCCAAAACCTGCTTGGAAAATTCACTACATTTTGTATAAAACTGATAACATCAATCATgaattcataatttttggatagCAATTTGTGACAGTAATAGTAATGAATTAATAACAATTGcatgttatgaatttttaaacaAATGTAATTTGAATCCCTGTGCAAATGCAAATATTACTATGAATCTTTATACCAATGTACGAGTGTCATACAAAATGTTACTCCATGAATTTAGATAAAAATTGTGAATTTAATCCATTAGTAGTCTATATCGTACACCCCAAATAAGAGCGTGCATATCATAGCATTTTCCATATATTCCTTAATCCTTACCCGTCACAGTATGCTTTCAATTTTctggtgagaaaaaaaaaactttgtaacAAGATTTTGATGGGTCATGGCAGGTAAAATAAGAGATGGCAGCAATGGAGATAGGGGCGTTGATTCTTACCATCGTTACAAGGTACATATGAATCTCCATCAAGTTGTTCCCTAGCTTGATCTATTTTGAAACGTATATACGGAAAACTGAGCCAATTAAACCGGAGAACAAAAGGTAGCACAAGTGGTAAGGTGCTCCCTCTGCCACTACAAGACTTGTATTGGGTTCGAGTGTCATCATAGAAGCTAGCTCATTCCTTACCTCCCTTAGGTTAGGACTTAGGAGAATAATGCCTAATTGAAGATATTATGAATTAGCTGACCAGACATCCAAAATATAGTGCATGCAGTGACATTTCTAAAATTAGTTATCCAAATGATGAGTATTTTTACGGGATTTCGATAAATGTCagtaaaaattatgtgttcatATTATTGCCTTTTGTACATGAATCATACCCCTATTTTTCCAGTACGTCCTGTTCCTGTGTTAATAGGAGCGggccttcttctttttgcaagGGAAATGAAATCGTATTTGGGTTTTTCAGAGTTGTGTTACTTGTTAAGTATAGTCACGACTGTGTCACTCAATCTATCCATTCAGCAAATAAATAAGTTGTTCTGTACAACAAAACACAGTCTTGGATCGTCAATAATGATTTTTCGCGAATATAAGTCGGATATTTGATCGATCCTCTTATACTTCTACTCATATTATCTATGTTAGTAATATTAATCACTAGCTTGGGCAACGATCTTGGCAATGTCTCAGAGAGGCTCAATGAGATAGACATCCTTCCAAGCTTGGTTTTACTCACACCTAATACGGCCATATTATCACAGTAactctcattaattaatttaaatGGCCATAAATATGGTTGGATTATTGAAACTTTTATTGGTGTGATGCCTATATAACTTGTTAATTTATAATCATGCATGTTTCAGGAGGACGTGGGGATCATGAAAGAAATTGGTCTAGATGCTTACAGATTCTCAATCTCATGGTCTAGGATTTTACCACGTACGTAAGATTGATGATCATTTGTTTCAAGATATATACAGTTCTTATGATTCCTACACGCGCGTTATGTTTCTACGAAGAGTTCTATATAAGAAGAAGAGTCAACGACTGGAGTAAGTTTTAGGAGAGATCGATGTACTTTCCGAAAATCCTCGTATAGTAGTTAGCAGTATTGAACAAGCGAGTCATCGGTCCGCgataagaaaggaaaaaaaaaagactgcgCCTTGTACTATTTCGTACACAGGCAAATGCCAAATGCAACCATGCCAACCAATGTGAACGTGTATCCTTGGTTAAAAGTTTTCTTAATTAGTCGTCCAAAGATCCAGATCCTCTAAGAGAGATTTCCCTGCGAGGATCATGTGAGCTAATTAAGCATTTTATACGAATCTGTCATAGGATCGATGATGTACGAGATTATGCAGTCAATGGGTACCATACGATATATATtcaaaattcatatatatataattatctAGGCATAATACATGTACGTAGCGTTACTCCCTGCATGTATATTAACTTGTGTTTTACGCTATTTGTAGACGGAAAGCTAAGTGGTGGAGTGAACCGGGAAGGAATCAAATACTACAACGACCTTATAAACGAGCTCCTAAAAAGAGGTAATTTTCTCCCTTTAGTTGGATATTCttcttttgaattcaaattaAAGTATCGGAGTATATGCTTATCGATTCGTGTTTTATTCGAATGGCAGGTATAAAGCCATTCGTGACTATATTTCACTGGGATCTTCCCCAAGCCCTGGAAGATGCCTATGGTGGTTTCCTAAGTTCTGAAATTGTGTAAGTAATTACTTAAATAGACGATCtgattcaaaaacaaaaaaacaaaaagcttaAATAGACGTTATACGCAGCGCCGGCTCATATGGTAATTCCAATATATTCATCCTCCAAATCCCATTGATGAATTGTTTCACAGGGAAGACTATAAGGACTATGCAGATCTTTGCTTTAAAGAATTTGGCGATCGGGTGAAGCATTGGATCACTTTCAATGAGCCGTGGATGTTTAGCAATTTCGGATACTCACTCGGTATCTTTGCACCAGGCCGATGCTCTTCTTGGCGGCAAGAAAATTGCGTCGGCGGAGATTCAAGTGTCGAGCCGTATCTTGTGTCGCACCACCAACTTCTTGCTCACGCGGCCGCGTCGAAGTCGTACAAGCAGAAGTATCAGGTCGAGCTCGACAATCCCTATATGTTGGAACATTATCTAATCCCTATAAGAATTTATACGAGCCATCTTTTTGCTTAATTTCAGTGTTGCGAattacatttt
The sequence above is a segment of the Rhododendron vialii isolate Sample 1 chromosome 13a, ASM3025357v1 genome. Coding sequences within it:
- the LOC131314497 gene encoding F-box protein AUF2 isoform X2, whose translation is MEVLKHSQKNNFDRLPDDIVLIIFNKLREAKWLCRCSIVSKRFTSLIPHISNVSVKAPNNLSTWFEQKEGRTSVFDYLVGLKAIVHLHIEDSFFWEVNWEPLWFPLLKWKIVEFNVNVKSFTFLMASLLKVELLPEDEKQDDEEEDEEEDEEDIQNARSNEQLQQLNIALRCFDDACMKLNIVLDMIEKHQMLQSITLTDVMKQGKIVVSGNRIAELRDLERAKLSMPKMDSGGVNFLVKCCHLLLLQLPKSEFLMERPTLVYVRCVNPSCDDEGDDVIDDEMLAGSFDGDEGGVFSEAVKEILANHKNKMDTGRVP